Proteins encoded within one genomic window of Arachis ipaensis cultivar K30076 chromosome B08, Araip1.1, whole genome shotgun sequence:
- the LOC107614268 gene encoding uncharacterized protein LOC107614268: MKKMQIKHYDTLKELFRTDRATGKGAATSRERIQELDRNHIDLNDSFENIDFSDIDVNMGHDTPIFSANIDSPSAPHSEPTQLGGTSTTRGTKRKTPMNDFLEAQYEKVTLKITTMADVVKEGNYLSSKLHDMAEKQASVAERQVSVAKKQVSLIERQVAIAEKGLAIIQQSRPRIYSESDVYDMLTELSLIGSYRMQCYQFLCENEQKKAPNFGIPPELRLDVLFHFMTAVSVRLGDMVLPENIHPYRYEGLNFC, encoded by the coding sequence atgaaaaaaatgcaaATTAAGCATTATGATACTTTGAAGGAGTTGTTCAGAACCGATAGAGCTACTGGTAAAGGGGCTGCTACTTCACGAGAAAGGATTCAAGAACTTGATAGAAATCACATTGACTTGAATGACTCGTTTGAAAACATTGATTTTTCTGACATAGATGTTAATATGGGACATGATACCCCAATATTTTCTGCTAATATAGATTCACCAAGTGCTCCTCATAGTGAGCCAACTCAATTAGGAGGTACTTCAACTACAAGAGGTACTAAGCGTAAGACTCCAATGAATGATTTTTTGGAGGCACAATACGAAAAAGTTACTTTGAAAATTACTACCATGGCCGATGTTGTAAAAGAGGGTAATTATCTTTCTAGCAAACTACATGACATGGCTGAAAAACAAGCTTCTGTTGCTGAGAGGCAAGTTTCGGTTGCCAAAAAACAAGTTTCATTAATTGAAAGACAAGTTGCAATTGCTGAAAAAGGGTTAGCTATAATACAACAAAGTAGGCCTCGCATTTATAGCGAATCAGATGTATATGATATGTTGACTGAATTGAGTTTGATAGGTTCATATCGGATGCAATGTTATCAATTCTTATGTGAAAATGAACAAAAAAAAGCACCAAATTTTGGTATCCCACCTGAACTGCGACTAGATGTTCTTTTTCATTTCATGACTGCTGTTAGTGTTCGCCTAGGAGATATGGTACTTCCAGAAAACATTCACCCTTACAGGTATGAAGGACTTAATTTCTGTTGA